A stretch of Porites lutea chromosome 5, jaPorLute2.1, whole genome shotgun sequence DNA encodes these proteins:
- the LOC140937056 gene encoding sigma non-opioid intracellular receptor 1-like gives MSVLTYVVLICFAIFGIQYWLKNKSYIFQAKDIEKIARHHVGKDKSISATFSNIALEIERKYPGHVLPEEVREWLFINAGGWMGSMYVLHASLTEYVLFFGTALDTQGHSGRYWANISDTILTGSYRQWSEGRFGSRVYSPGETVYHTWGDVTAMHWTAGTWMVEYGRGFIPSTLGFALADSIFSTTDFIQIFKIARMYARALVQETLFQVFEFIEMMKK, from the exons ATGTCTGTGCTCACTTACGTAGTTCTCATctgttttgctatttttggtATTCAGTAttggttgaaaaataaaagctataTTTTCCAGGCAAAAGATATTGAAAAGATAGCAAGACACCATGTCGGAAAGG ATAAAAGTATATCTGCCACATTTTCCAACATTGCATTAGAAATTGAAAGGAAGTATCCTGGCCATGTGTTGCCTGAGGAGGTCAGAGAATGGCTGTTTATTAATGCAGGTGGCTGGATGGGATCAATGTATGTCTTACATGCATCACTTACAGAATATGTCCTGTTCTTTGGAACCGCTTTGGACACCCAAGGACATTCAG GACGTTACTGGGCTAACATTTCTGATACCATACTCACTGGATCATATCGTCAATGGTCAGAGGGTCGTTTTGGCAGCCGTGTGTATTCCCCTGGGGAAACTGTGTATCATACTTGGGGTGATGTCACGGCAATGCATTGGACAGCTGGAACGTGGATGGTGGAATATGGGCGTGGCTTTATTCCTTCCACGCTCGGATTTGCTTTGGCTGATTCTATTTTTAGCACAACGGATTTCATCCAGATTTTCAAAATTGCTAGAATGTACGCAAGAGCTTTAGTCCAGGAAACATTGTTTCAGGTTTTTGAATTTATTGAAATGATGAAGAAGTGA